From a region of the Mytilus galloprovincialis chromosome 3, xbMytGall1.hap1.1, whole genome shotgun sequence genome:
- the LOC143069225 gene encoding uncharacterized protein LOC143069225, whose amino-acid sequence MNVSSSATIAVTTETKELKDGYDLPVYGLANGTFYGIHVPALICICLSLICVISVISYSFYHQHISTFFHWTICERFAVYMAICDGLFNISHFSDHLHIVLTKELPTPKYLCAFYGFLLAEFVTAQNLLVSIVAINVFVLVYFRKKLDFGCRDYRLLVFIFGAPALGLTVAAGLGQLGPNGSFCFFDGVNGHVANFIFTTIFLSVITMTNIILYIISWFRIYKEVKAIKNPHKSLEASHRAAKTMSLFVTAFLVQWWAMATYGIWQWETDVPQILFHFVTTFSNLGGVLNGIVFIIIVRRKHDGMDSSSNTHDIKESTTDKQSTCTEI is encoded by the exons ATGAATGTTTCATCTAGTGCCACCATTGCTGTAACCACAGAAACAAAAGAGCTAAAGGATGGTTATGATTTACCTGTCTATGGACTAGCTAATGGTACCTTCTACGGCATCCATGTACCAGCACTAATTTGTATATGTTTAAGCTTGATATGCGTTATATCCGTTATAAGCTACTCATTTTATCATCAGCACATATCAACATTCTTTCATTGGACAATATGCGAAAGATTTGCTGTTTATATGGCAATATGTGATGGTCTTTTTAATATTTCACATTTCTCTGACCATTTGCATATAGTTCTAACAAAGGAACTACCAACACCAAAATATCTTTGTGCATTCTATGGATTTTTGCTGGCAGAATTTGTCACAGCTCAGAATTTATTAGTCAGCATCGTTGcaattaatgtttttgttttagtcTATTTTCGGAAGAAACTTGACTTTGGATGCAGGGATTATCGTCTTCTTGTATTCATTTTTGGGGCTCCTGCATTAGGACTAACAGTAGCAGCTGGATTAGGACAGCTAGGTCCTAATGGAAGCTT TTGTTTCTTCGATGGTGTCAATGGACATGTAGCCAACTTTATATTTACAACCATTTTTCTTTCTGTCATAACAATGACAAATATAATTCTTTACATCATTAGCTGGTTTCGTATCTATAAGGAAGTAAAGGCCATAAAAAACCCGCATAAAAGTTTGGAAGCATCGCACAGAGCTGCGAAAACCATGTCTCTATTCGTTACCGCTTTTCTTGTACAGTGGTGGGCCATGGCAACGTACGGTATATGGCAGTGGGAAACTGATGTTCCACAAATCTTGTTCCATTTCGTGACAACGTTCTCAAATTTAGGAGGTGTACTTAATGGAatagtatttattattattgtacGAAGGAAACATGACGGAATGGATTCTTCAAGTAATACACACGATATCAAAGAATCGACTACCGACAAACAGTCAACATGCACAGAAATTTAA
- the LOC143066616 gene encoding uncharacterized protein LOC143066616, with the protein MMNISSSTINGVTTATTTELKDGYDLPVYGLANGTFYSIHVPALICICFSFACVISVITYSFYHQHISTFFKWTKCERFAVYIAICDGLFNISHFSDHLHIVLTKELPTPKHLCAFYGFLLAEFVTAQNLLVSIVAINVFVLVYFRKKLDFGCKDYRLLGFIFGAPALGLTVTAGLGQLGPNGSFCFFDGVKGQIANFIYTTILLSAITITNILLYVISWFRIYRETKAIKKSRKSLIASHRAAKTMSLFVFAFLVQWWAMATYGIWQWVTDVPQTLFHFVTTFSNLGGVLNGIVFIIIVRRKRYGTDSSISIQYIKESTTDKTVTMHRKLNSQV; encoded by the exons atgaTGAACATTTCATCTAGTACAATCAATGGTGTAACCACAGCAACAACAACGGAGCTAAAGGATGGTTATGATTTACCTGTATATGGGCTAGCTAATGGTACCTTTTACAGCATCCATGTACCAGCACTTATTTGTATATGTTTCAGCTTTGCATGTGTTATATCTGTTATAACTTATTCGTTTTACCATCAGCACATATCTACATTCTTTAAGTGGACAAAATGCGAACGATTTGCCGTTTATATTGCCATATGTGATGGACTTTTTAATATTTCCCATTTTTCTGACCATCTGCATATAGTTCTTACAAAGGAACTACCAACACCAAAACATCTGTGTGCTTTCTATGGATTTCTGCTTGCGGAATTTGTCACAGCTCAGAATTTATTGGTCAGCATCGTTGcaattaatgtttttgttttagtttattttcgaaAGAAACTTGACTTTGGATGCAAGGATTATCGACTTCTTGGATTCATTTTTGGGGCTCCTGCCTTAGGACTAACAGTAACAGCTGGCTTAGGACAGTTAGGTCCAAATGGCAGTTT ttgcTTCTTTGATGGTGTTAAAGGACAGATCGCCAACTTCATATATACAACTATTCTACTTTCTGCCATTACAATTACCAACATACTTCTTTACGTCATTAGCTGGTTTCGTATTTATCGGGAAACAAAAGCTATTAAAAAATCGCGAAAATCTTTGATCGCTTCGCATAGAGCGGCTAAAACcatgtctttatttgttttcgCTTTCCTAGTACAGTGGTGGGCCATGGCAACGTACGGTATATGGCAGTGGGTAACGGATGTTCCACAAACTTTGTTCCATTTTGTGACAACTTTCTCAAATTTAGGTGGTGTTCTCAATGGAATAGTATTTATCATTATTGTACGGAGGAAAAGATACGGAACTGATTCTTCAATTAGTATACAATATATCAAGGAATCGACTACAGATAAAACAGTTACTATGCACAGAAAATTAAATAGTCAAGTCTAA
- the LOC143069226 gene encoding UDP-galactose transporter senju-like, with translation MGWCSEDLFPTKFSLIIFISYMALFINQGILVTASKSKDNTYNYNTVTAVLLTECVKLVAAACIFLKDNTVSSLLSDISKHKDVLLYYMVPSALYCLYNNLAFVNLASYDPTTYFLLLQFRVVLTGVIFQIVFNKKLTTLQWVSLGCLTFGCILKEYGKMSEKTSSTSSDFMSYLDPHLFLIIVQVFSSCFAGVYNEYLLKDKGVDVHIMVQNVFMYLDSILCNVIALGFKGDLANAFTFTSLSAMAQPSVICIVLNNAAIGIVTSLFLRSLNSILKTFASALELMFTAVLCWMIFGISIDMYTVVALGIVTAATFLYSHKPVVNLAKTDEHKTKEDV, from the exons GTATTTTGGTAACAGCATCTAAAAGTAAAGACAACACATACAATTACAATACTGTTACAGCTGTGTTATTGACAGAATGTGTCAAGCTTGTGGCAGCagcttgtatatttttaaaaga TAATACAGTCAGTTCTCTGCTGTCAGATATTTCCAAGCATAAAGATG tgctACTGTATTACATGGTACCATCAGCGCTATATTGTTTATACAATAACCTGGCTTTCGTAAACCTGGCATCATATGATCCAACTACATACTTCCTATTATTACAGTTCAGAGTTGTCTTGACTGGTGTCATATTCCAG ATTGTTTTCAATAAGAAATTGACAACACTTCAGTGGGTATCATTAGGTTGCCTTACATTTGGATGTATCTTGAAAGAGTATGGTAAAATGTCAGAAAAAACAAGTTCCACATCATCAGATTTCATGTCCTACCTTGATCCTCACCTGTTTCTGATCATTGTCCAGGTGTTTAGCTCATGTTTTGCAGGTGTGTACAATGAATACCTGTTGAAAGACAAAGGTGTAGACGTCCACATAATGGTACAGAATGTATTCATGTATTTAGATTCTATCTTATGTAATGTCATAGCTCTGGGATTTAAAGGAGATTTGGCCAATGCCTTCACATTTACGAGTCTCAGCGCTATGGCCCAACCAAGCGTGATATGTATAGTTCTGAACAATGCCGCTATTGGCATTGTCACTAGTTTATTCCTGCGATCGCTGAATTCCATTTTGAAGACATTTGCCAGTGCTTTAGAACTGATGTTTACTGCAGTTTTGTGCTGGATGATTTTTGGTATATCTATAGACATGTACACAGTAGTGGCACTTGGAATTGTAACTGCAGCCACTTTCCTGTATTCTCACAAACCTGTTGTCAACCTGGCCAAGACAGATGAACACAAAACAAAAGAAGATGTCTAA